A region from the Desulfitobacterium dehalogenans ATCC 51507 genome encodes:
- a CDS encoding YlqD family protein — protein sequence MSNITIFREIMLKQIITEEGKETSRKELREQLVALNNQQIEFEDKKKKTLTEFSLKGADGAQLDRIRQKFDAEASDFHVRRDELRMNMDALEELVVGEEVVIGSVEGPYDLKVGDTLDGAVNAEIILKDGVVVEIRQ from the coding sequence GTGTCGAACATTACCATTTTCCGAGAAATCATGCTAAAACAGATTATTACTGAAGAGGGCAAAGAAACCAGTCGGAAAGAATTAAGAGAGCAATTGGTGGCTTTAAACAATCAACAGATCGAGTTTGAAGATAAAAAGAAAAAAACACTGACGGAGTTTTCCCTGAAGGGAGCGGATGGGGCTCAATTGGACAGAATCCGCCAAAAATTTGATGCTGAGGCTTCTGATTTTCATGTCCGACGGGATGAGCTCAGAATGAATATGGATGCCCTGGAGGAACTGGTCGTCGGGGAGGAAGTAGTCATTGGTTCGGTAGAAGGGCCCTATGACTTAAAGGTTGGAGACACTCTGGATGGGGCAGTTAATGCAGAAATCATTTTAAAAGACGGCGTGGTAGTGGAGATAAGACAATGA
- a CDS encoding Hsp60 family chaperonin has translation MSVRKALVSGVDQVADMVKLTLGPRGKNIVIERRGAYPLITRDGVTVAKYISLSDAQENLGAKLCKEAAAQTNDLVGDGTTTSIVLAQAMAKGGLSLVEAGLDPMQFKKGIERAVDYAVAEIQRLSVPVTVPDGVCQVASVSSKSTPVGELIAQAMAKVGPDGTISVEESIERHTYVEVTEGLELNSGYMSSYFLNEGEELMVSLENPYILITDYTLKEISEVKRTLNWCAWEKRPLLIIAGNMTKDVLGMLIAHNKANQEKVVVVKTPSHGDDRQGIMEDLAIVTGGSVITKKLGMVLKNIEKPMLGKSQKVVVTRYKTTILGGAGTAEGIQEQVRKLKVILGQTSDSEEGAQLKQRISALAGGIAVIRVGADTHIALKELKDRVIDAVHAAKAAVESGVVPGGGTVFIRAAQALDKVPVSTDYEKAGIKLVQRALEAPLQQIVSNSGGNGKKIVAMTKTLGYDMGYDALSGKFVDWAAAGIVDPAKVSVTALRNAMGIASILLTTEGKIEKFR, from the coding sequence ATGAGTGTACGTAAAGCATTAGTATCCGGCGTGGATCAGGTCGCGGATATGGTCAAATTGACCCTTGGACCTCGGGGCAAGAACATTGTCATTGAGCGAAGAGGCGCGTATCCTCTGATTACCAGGGATGGGGTAACCGTCGCTAAATATATAAGCTTATCCGACGCTCAGGAGAATCTGGGAGCGAAGCTCTGCAAGGAAGCCGCCGCCCAGACCAACGATTTGGTAGGGGATGGGACTACGACCTCTATTGTCCTGGCTCAAGCCATGGCCAAGGGGGGACTTTCCCTCGTGGAAGCCGGTTTGGACCCGATGCAGTTTAAAAAGGGGATTGAAAGAGCTGTCGACTATGCTGTAGCAGAAATCCAGAGGCTGAGTGTTCCCGTGACGGTCCCCGACGGGGTCTGTCAAGTGGCTTCCGTTTCTTCGAAAAGCACCCCTGTTGGGGAGTTGATCGCTCAGGCTATGGCCAAAGTGGGACCGGATGGCACTATTTCCGTGGAAGAATCCATAGAGCGCCATACTTATGTCGAAGTGACCGAGGGCTTGGAACTGAACAGCGGGTATATGTCCTCCTATTTCCTGAACGAGGGGGAGGAACTGATGGTCAGTCTGGAAAACCCCTATATTTTAATCACGGATTATACTCTGAAGGAGATCTCCGAGGTGAAACGGACTCTAAATTGGTGCGCCTGGGAGAAACGCCCCCTTTTAATCATCGCAGGGAACATGACGAAAGATGTCCTGGGGATGTTGATTGCTCATAATAAGGCCAACCAGGAAAAGGTCGTCGTCGTTAAGACTCCAAGTCATGGCGATGATCGCCAGGGTATTATGGAAGATCTGGCCATAGTCACCGGAGGCTCGGTAATCACCAAAAAACTGGGCATGGTTCTTAAAAATATTGAAAAACCAATGCTGGGTAAGTCCCAGAAAGTTGTCGTTACACGCTATAAGACGACTATTTTAGGCGGGGCGGGAACGGCTGAAGGCATTCAGGAACAAGTAAGGAAATTGAAAGTCATTCTCGGGCAAACCTCCGATTCTGAGGAAGGGGCTCAATTAAAACAGCGTATCTCCGCTCTTGCCGGGGGAATTGCGGTGATCCGCGTCGGCGCCGATACACACATCGCTCTGAAGGAACTCAAAGACCGGGTTATCGATGCTGTGCATGCGGCAAAGGCAGCGGTTGAAAGCGGCGTTGTGCCCGGGGGAGGCACGGTCTTTATCAGGGCGGCCCAGGCTCTGGATAAGGTTCCGGTGTCCACAGACTATGAAAAAGCGGGGATCAAGCTGGTCCAAAGGGCCTTGGAAGCTCCTTTGCAGCAAATAGTGAGCAATTCAGGGGGCAATGGCAAAAAGATTGTGGCCATGACGAAAACCCTGGGCTATGACATGGGTTATGACGCTCTGTCCGGAAAATTCGTGGACTGGGCAGCGGCGGGAATAGTCGACCCGGCCAAGGTCTCCGTTACGGCCCTTCGCAATGCTATG